A region of Calditerrivibrio nitroreducens DSM 19672 DNA encodes the following proteins:
- a CDS encoding RNA-guided endonuclease TnpB family protein: MLKAYRYRIYPDKEQEEFFTKTFGACRFVWNKMLEEKLKFLDRKEKIPIITPANYKKEFLFLKEVDSLALANIQLQNEKAFRDYFRNPKHFKLPKFKNKKGKQSYTTNNVKVDFEKGLLFLPKIKSGIKACFHRTFTGKIKSATITKTKTGKYFVSILVEIEQQCNIQPPKNEVCGIDLGLKDFAIITNEKKETIKIPSPKHLVKAEKRLKRLQNQLSKKQKGSKNREKHRVRLSKLHEHVSAARNDFLHKLSFAIIRDNQTIVVEDLNVKGLSQSNLSKSVLDSSWGKFLNYLKYKAEWYGRTIIVVDKFYPSSKTCSVCNFINHRLTLKNRHWTCEECGTYHDRDINASVNLMFYGMKKVGMEQPEFTPVDCALAAELKQFRSTSHHRMKQEATTSISGW; encoded by the coding sequence ATGCTAAAAGCGTATAGATACAGAATTTATCCTGATAAAGAGCAAGAAGAATTTTTCACTAAAACTTTTGGTGCTTGTAGATTTGTTTGGAATAAGATGCTTGAAGAGAAGTTAAAATTCCTTGATAGAAAAGAAAAAATACCAATAATAACACCAGCCAACTATAAGAAAGAATTTCTATTTCTAAAAGAAGTAGATAGTTTAGCATTAGCTAATATCCAATTACAAAATGAAAAAGCTTTTAGAGATTATTTTAGAAATCCTAAACATTTTAAACTACCAAAATTTAAAAATAAAAAAGGTAAGCAATCATACACCACAAACAATGTAAAAGTTGATTTTGAAAAAGGGTTATTATTTCTACCAAAAATCAAATCTGGTATTAAGGCTTGTTTCCATAGAACCTTTACAGGAAAAATCAAATCTGCGACTATAACAAAAACTAAAACAGGAAAATACTTTGTTAGCATTCTTGTAGAGATAGAACAACAATGTAATATCCAACCACCGAAGAATGAAGTCTGCGGAATAGATTTAGGCTTAAAAGATTTTGCAATTATTACAAATGAGAAAAAAGAAACGATCAAAATACCAAGTCCAAAACATTTAGTAAAAGCAGAGAAAAGATTAAAAAGACTGCAAAATCAGCTATCAAAAAAGCAAAAAGGTTCTAAAAATAGAGAAAAACACAGAGTAAGATTGTCTAAGTTACATGAACATGTTTCTGCTGCAAGAAACGATTTCTTACATAAATTATCCTTTGCTATTATTCGTGATAACCAAACGATAGTAGTAGAGGACTTAAACGTTAAGGGTCTATCTCAAAGTAATCTATCTAAAAGCGTTCTTGATAGTTCTTGGGGTAAGTTCTTAAACTATCTAAAGTACAAAGCAGAGTGGTATGGTAGAACGATTATAGTTGTAGATAAGTTCTATCCGTCATCTAAAACTTGTAGTGTCTGTAACTTTATCAATCATAGACTAACGCTTAAAAATAGGCACTGGACTTGTGAAGAGTGTGGAACTTATCACGATAGAGACATAAACGCATCAGTAAATCTGATGTTTTATGGAATGAAGAAAGTAGGGATGGAACAGCCCGAATTTACGCCTGTTGACTGTGCTCTGGCGGCGGAACTGAAGCAATTCAGGTCTACGAGTCATCACAGGATGAAACAGGAAGCCACCACTTCTATAAGTGGTTGGTAG
- a CDS encoding IS256-like element ISCni1 family transposase: MDNIIINELSKYFKSMIQEIMLSEREKYLKEHSETRGNGYYIRTPKTILGDMELEIPRTRDGNFKPSIIPERKRVTFMLDDVIRALFTAGLSSRKTGEVIRNLMGTSVSASFVSSNLEISEEVISKFMNRELTENYPVIYIDATYISLKRDTVSKESVYVVLGLSTDGRREILTYCLPGGDEKSSVWRDIFINLTNRGLRGVKMVISDDLPGIGEVIKEVFPNADHQLCWFHLKKNIKNKVRKSDFDEILKELEYVFESNNEDEAKSRLHAFINKWSKLYRYFNNLRDKINSYCYFFKFHPKLRSYFSTTNWLERCFKELKDNIRIRGYFHSEESANKFLYLFFSDKSLKYHERKLRYSNIIEETLNG, translated from the coding sequence ATGGATAATATAATAATAAATGAATTATCCAAATATTTCAAGTCAATGATACAAGAAATAATGCTAAGTGAAAGAGAAAAATACTTGAAAGAACACTCAGAAACAAGAGGGAATGGGTACTACATAAGAACACCTAAAACTATATTGGGCGATATGGAGCTTGAAATACCAAGAACACGTGATGGTAATTTTAAGCCATCCATAATTCCAGAGCGGAAAAGAGTTACTTTTATGTTAGATGATGTGATAAGAGCATTGTTTACTGCTGGCTTAAGCTCGAGGAAGACAGGAGAAGTAATAAGAAACCTTATGGGTACTTCTGTATCAGCTTCGTTTGTAAGTTCAAATTTAGAGATATCAGAAGAAGTTATAAGTAAATTTATGAATAGAGAACTTACAGAAAATTATCCTGTAATTTACATAGATGCCACTTATATTTCGTTGAAGAGGGATACCGTATCTAAAGAATCTGTTTATGTTGTGTTAGGTCTTAGTACAGATGGCAGACGTGAAATATTGACATATTGTTTACCTGGTGGAGATGAGAAATCATCGGTATGGAGAGATATCTTTATAAATTTGACCAACAGAGGATTGAGAGGTGTAAAAATGGTCATTAGTGATGATTTACCTGGTATAGGAGAAGTAATTAAAGAAGTATTTCCCAATGCCGACCATCAGCTTTGCTGGTTTCATTTGAAGAAAAATATTAAGAATAAAGTCAGAAAATCAGATTTTGATGAGATATTAAAAGAATTGGAGTATGTATTTGAATCTAACAACGAAGATGAAGCTAAAAGTCGGCTACATGCCTTTATCAACAAATGGAGCAAGCTTTATAGATACTTTAATAACTTGAGAGATAAAATAAATAGTTATTGTTACTTTTTTAAATTTCATCCTAAATTAAGGAGTTATTTTAGTACCACAAATTGGTTAGAGAGATGTTTTAAGGAACTTAAAGACAATATAAGAATTAGGGGGTATTTTCATTCTGAAGAGAGTGCAAATAAGTTTTTATATCTATTTTTTAGTGATAAAAGTTTAAAATATCATGAGAGAAAATTAAGGTACTCAAATATAATAGAGGAGACTCTTAATGGATAA
- a CDS encoding DNA-methyltransferase, with amino-acid sequence MLSKVYKCPNHTEYQSKNVNNEDIFNYLIEKLKAKTILHHKRAILLKGDVLNNNYFENDIFDLIVTSPPYNVDIKYNTHKDNISYEEYLQFSEAWLSNCYKWSKKQARLCLNIPLDKNKGGQRSVGADLTILAQKVGWKYHSTIIWNEGNISRRTAWGSWLSASAPYVIAPVELIVILYKEEWKKTQGTRISDISKDEFMQWTNGLWTFNGESKKRIGHPAPFPLELPYRCIKLFSFVQDIVFDPFAGSGTTLIAANNTNRYSIGLEIDSSYCELSKQRVLQESEMLF; translated from the coding sequence ATGCTCAGCAAAGTATATAAATGCCCAAATCACACAGAATATCAAAGCAAAAATGTCAACAACGAGGATATATTTAATTATTTAATTGAAAAGTTAAAAGCTAAAACTATCCTTCATCATAAAAGAGCGATTCTTTTAAAAGGAGATGTTTTAAATAACAACTATTTTGAGAATGACATTTTTGATTTGATAGTTACATCGCCTCCTTATAATGTTGATATCAAATATAATACACATAAAGATAATATTTCTTATGAAGAATATCTTCAATTCTCAGAAGCATGGCTGAGCAATTGCTATAAATGGAGTAAGAAACAAGCACGCTTATGTTTAAATATTCCACTAGATAAAAATAAAGGGGGACAGCGAAGTGTAGGTGCAGATCTTACAATACTTGCCCAAAAAGTAGGGTGGAAATATCACTCAACAATTATTTGGAATGAAGGTAATATCTCACGTAGAACGGCTTGGGGATCATGGTTGTCAGCATCAGCCCCATATGTTATTGCACCTGTCGAACTTATTGTAATTCTTTATAAAGAAGAATGGAAAAAAACTCAAGGTACAAGAATATCAGATATTTCAAAAGATGAATTTATGCAATGGACAAACGGTCTATGGACATTCAATGGAGAAAGCAAAAAAAGAATTGGTCATCCAGCACCATTCCCATTAGAATTACCATATAGATGTATAAAATTATTTAGTTTTGTCCAGGATATAGTTTTTGATCCATTTGCTGGTAGCGGAACTACTCTCATAGCAGCAAATAATACTAACAGATATTCAATTGGATTAGAAATTGATTCCTCATATTGTGAGTTGTCAAAACAAAGGGTATTACAAGAAAGTGAAATGTTATTTTAA
- a CDS encoding HNH endonuclease produces the protein MVKEKTITDLIIEFFKKHPKEDMPHGPVVDWVEEQYSKLYNRKPRDTWRSIRRLHQEGFLIKVKKGIYRYDPDLVADKHLEEFSQELKNQILKRDNYKCVICGRTAKEGYELHIDHILPKDKGGKATLDNGQTLCSICNFRKKNYNQTESGKRMFIRLLKIAKKIGDIETQKFCEEILKIYEKYNINGHIEWDD, from the coding sequence ATGGTAAAAGAAAAAACTATTACTGATTTAATCATTGAATTTTTTAAAAAACATCCTAAAGAAGATATGCCACATGGGCCAGTAGTTGATTGGGTCGAAGAACAATATTCCAAATTATATAATAGAAAACCACGAGACACATGGCGTTCAATACGTCGTTTGCATCAGGAAGGGTTTTTGATAAAAGTAAAGAAAGGTATTTATAGATATGATCCAGATTTAGTAGCTGATAAGCATCTTGAAGAGTTTTCCCAAGAATTAAAAAATCAGATTTTAAAACGAGATAACTATAAATGTGTAATATGTGGACGTACTGCTAAAGAAGGATATGAATTGCATATAGATCATATTTTACCTAAAGATAAGGGAGGAAAAGCTACATTAGACAACGGTCAAACACTTTGCTCAATATGTAATTTTAGAAAGAAAAATTATAATCAAACCGAAAGCGGCAAAAGGATGTTCATTCGTTTGCTAAAAATCGCAAAAAAAATTGGAGATATTGAAACACAAAAATTTTGTGAAGAAATATTAAAAATTTATGAAAAATACAATATAAATGGACATATAGAGTGGGATGATTGA
- a CDS encoding glycosyltransferase produces MFSCLIPAYNENNAVIEAICYKLLKYDIKEIIIIDDGSVNPVELTINSNLIKIIRKEKNSGKGNAIATDLKIKNNFFLSTMFIICRKKDQNFQRPCNLICVNPDSSIYKINHL; encoded by the coding sequence ATGTTTAGTTGCTTGATTCCTGCTTATAACGAAAACAACGCTGTAATTGAGGCAATTTGCTATAAACTACTAAAATATGATATAAAAGAAATTATCATAATAGACGATGGTTCTGTTAACCCTGTTGAGCTTACTATTAATTCTAATCTTATAAAAATAATTAGAAAAGAAAAAAATAGTGGGAAAGGTAATGCTATTGCAACAGATTTAAAAATAAAAAACAATTTCTTTTTGTCAACCATGTTTATTATTTGTAGGAAAAAAGATCAAAACTTCCAAAGACCCTGTAACCTGATTTGTGTAAATCCCGATTCTTCTATCTATAAAATTAACCATTTGTAA